One Dictyoglomus turgidum DSM 6724 DNA window includes the following coding sequences:
- the glmS gene encoding methylaspartate mutase subunit S produces the protein MGERTVVLGVIGADVHAVGLRVLDYVLRNAGFDVVNIGVLSSQEDFIKAAIESGARAILVSSLYGHAELDCKGFKEKLKEAGLEDIILYIGGNLGVGQKDWNEVEKKFKDLGFHRVYPPKTSPEDVVRDLKKDLGLE, from the coding sequence ATGGGTGAAAGGACAGTAGTTTTGGGAGTCATTGGAGCAGATGTTCATGCTGTAGGCTTAAGAGTTCTAGATTATGTATTGAGAAATGCGGGTTTTGATGTGGTGAATATTGGGGTTTTATCATCACAAGAGGATTTTATAAAAGCAGCGATTGAATCGGGAGCAAGAGCTATTTTAGTTTCATCTCTTTATGGACATGCAGAACTTGACTGTAAGGGTTTTAAGGAGAAACTAAAGGAAGCAGGACTTGAAGATATAATCCTCTATATAGGTGGAAATTTAGGCGTAGGACAAAAAGATTGGAATGAAGTAGAAAAGAAATTTAAAGATTTAGGTTTTCACAGAGTATATCCTCCTAAAACTTCGCCCGAAGATGTGGTTAGAGACCTAAAAAAGGACTTGGGATTAGAATAG
- a CDS encoding DegT/DnrJ/EryC1/StrS family aminotransferase, protein MRIPAFDLTRQYKRISNDLLPLLEQVLSKGQFILGENVHLLEQELADYCNVKYGLGVASGTDALLISLEALGVKEGDEVITTPFTFFATSEVISLLKAKPVFVDIDPTTYNIDPEKVEDAISPKTKGIIPVHLFGQMAEMDDLTYLAEKYDLFIVEDACQAIGAEYKGKKAGSIGNTGCFSFFPTKNLGGYGDGGFITTNDEKIYEKIKLLRVHGSSKKYYHDIIGHNSRLDEIQAVILRVKLKYLDSWIERRREIAKIYSENLKNFDIVVPEERPYLKHVYHQYVIRVKKRDELQNYLSSKGIGTAIYYPLPLHLQKCYEDLGYKKGDFPEAEKASEEVLALPMWPELTDEEVYYVIETVREFYDKYGG, encoded by the coding sequence ATGAGAATTCCAGCCTTTGACTTAACGAGGCAATATAAAAGAATTTCAAACGATCTTCTGCCTCTTTTGGAGCAAGTTCTTTCCAAAGGTCAATTTATCTTAGGTGAAAATGTTCACTTATTGGAACAGGAACTTGCTGATTATTGTAATGTAAAATATGGTTTAGGAGTTGCGTCTGGTACTGATGCTCTTCTTATATCTTTGGAGGCCTTAGGAGTTAAAGAGGGAGATGAGGTTATAACCACACCTTTTACCTTTTTTGCTACTTCTGAAGTTATATCTCTATTGAAGGCAAAGCCAGTTTTTGTAGACATTGATCCTACTACTTATAATATAGATCCAGAAAAGGTAGAAGATGCTATTTCTCCTAAAACTAAAGGCATAATTCCCGTTCACCTTTTTGGACAAATGGCTGAAATGGATGATTTGACTTACCTTGCTGAAAAGTATGACCTTTTTATTGTGGAAGATGCTTGTCAGGCTATAGGAGCAGAGTATAAAGGTAAGAAAGCAGGAAGTATCGGAAATACGGGTTGTTTTAGTTTTTTCCCCACAAAAAATTTAGGAGGCTATGGGGATGGAGGTTTCATAACTACCAATGATGAAAAAATATACGAAAAAATCAAACTTTTAAGGGTGCATGGAAGCTCTAAAAAATATTATCATGACATAATAGGTCATAACAGTAGATTAGATGAGATTCAAGCAGTGATACTAAGAGTAAAGTTAAAATATTTAGACTCTTGGATAGAGAGAAGAAGAGAAATTGCAAAGATTTACTCAGAGAATTTAAAAAATTTTGATATAGTAGTTCCTGAAGAGAGACCTTATTTAAAACATGTATATCATCAGTATGTAATAAGAGTTAAGAAAAGAGATGAACTTCAAAATTATCTCTCCTCTAAAGGAATAGGTACAGCCATATATTATCCACTACCACTTCATTTACAAAAATGTTATGAAGATTTAGGTTATAAAAAAGGTGATTTTCCTGAGGCAGAGAAGGCGAGTGAGGAGGTTCTCGCTTTACCTATGTGGCCAGAGCTTACCGATGAAGAAGTGTATTATGTGATTGAAACTGTAAGGGAATTCTATGATAAGTATGGAGGATAG
- a CDS encoding GumC family protein, whose protein sequence is MNEERIYEDEISLAELFYIIWKRKILIITLFIVFITVALIYSLLAPKIYEAKTVILLPQQSGSTSALSALAQSLPISLGIPLSSTPSANMVAILKSRSAAEYVFKKLKLEGYFKAKNYEDALEQLMKSIKVTTNDKENTITLTAEAKDPKLAADIANTYVEALSNINASLGVYTAKRTKEFLEKQIERVKKDLEQAENRLKEFQEKNLIFDVNDEAKAVVDALAKLESEKQMTSITLKVEKENFENLKRALINQQRIQQKDLLAITSLTATSTVLSDLRNKLISQESELALLSVDYGPEHPKVISMKYAIEETKRVIRDELDRIYKAINNSSLYELFSLQMDIFVNESKLKALSDVIDEYQKRLSNLPELGLTLSKLLRDVKVQETIYTMLLSQYEQAKIDETKETAVVSVLDPAVPPSKKSKPSTVLNVLIAGVSSIFLGIFLAFFLNFWENFKREWKKLGG, encoded by the coding sequence ATGAATGAAGAAAGAATATATGAAGATGAAATTAGCTTAGCAGAACTTTTCTATATCATTTGGAAAAGAAAAATTTTAATCATTACTTTATTCATAGTTTTTATAACAGTAGCTCTAATTTACAGTTTGTTAGCTCCTAAAATTTACGAGGCTAAAACTGTGATCTTATTACCTCAACAATCAGGAAGTACTTCTGCCTTAAGTGCTTTGGCTCAAAGTCTACCTATATCCTTAGGAATTCCTTTATCTTCAACCCCATCTGCGAATATGGTAGCTATTTTAAAAAGTAGGTCTGCAGCTGAGTATGTTTTTAAAAAACTTAAGCTTGAGGGTTATTTTAAAGCGAAAAACTATGAGGACGCCTTAGAGCAGTTGATGAAGAGCATAAAAGTCACTACTAATGATAAGGAAAATACTATTACTCTAACTGCGGAGGCTAAGGATCCTAAATTAGCTGCAGATATTGCTAATACTTATGTAGAAGCTTTAAGTAATATAAATGCTTCTCTTGGAGTATATACTGCGAAAAGGACAAAAGAATTTTTGGAAAAGCAGATAGAAAGAGTTAAAAAAGATTTAGAGCAAGCTGAGAACAGATTGAAGGAATTTCAAGAGAAGAACTTAATATTTGATGTAAACGATGAGGCAAAAGCCGTAGTTGATGCTCTTGCAAAATTGGAATCAGAAAAACAAATGACATCCATAACTTTAAAGGTGGAAAAAGAGAATTTTGAGAATTTAAAAAGAGCTCTTATTAATCAGCAAAGAATTCAACAAAAAGATCTGCTCGCTATAACCTCTCTTACCGCCACATCTACTGTACTTTCTGACCTTAGGAATAAGCTAATCTCTCAGGAATCAGAACTTGCTCTTCTTTCTGTGGATTATGGTCCAGAGCACCCAAAAGTTATTTCCATGAAGTATGCGATTGAGGAGACCAAGAGGGTAATTAGAGACGAACTTGATAGAATTTATAAAGCGATTAATAATTCTTCTTTATATGAACTTTTTAGCTTACAAATGGATATATTTGTTAATGAATCTAAATTAAAAGCTCTTTCTGATGTCATAGATGAATATCAGAAGAGACTTTCTAATTTGCCAGAGCTTGGTCTTACTTTATCTAAACTTTTGAGAGATGTGAAAGTTCAAGAGACTATTTATACCATGCTTCTTTCTCAATATGAACAAGCAAAAATTGATGAGACAAAAGAAACGGCCGTAGTTTCAGTTCTTGATCCTGCTGTACCTCCCTCTAAGAAGTCTAAACCCTCTACTGTTTTAAACGTGCTTATAGCTGGGGTAAGCAGTATATTTTTGGGGATATTTTTAGCCTTTTTCCTTAATTTTTGGGAAAATTTTAAGAGAGAATGGAAAAAATTGGGAGGATAA
- the galE gene encoding UDP-glucose 4-epimerase GalE, whose product MGFILVTGGAGYIGSHVVKELLRRNYKVVVLDNLHKGHKKAVLTPYFEIVDLKKMDSLREVFEKYDIDAVMHFAALSTVAESMKEPFKYYENNILGGLNLLELMREYNIKYFIFSSTAAVYGEPQVVPIPEDHPKNPTNVYGSSKLMFEEILSWYDEIYKLRYVSLRYFNAAGADLEGELGEDHRPETHLIPIVLKTALGQREYIEIYGTDYPTPDGTCIRDYIHVVDLAEAHILALEALFDGMRSEVFNLGNERGYSVREVINIAEKVVGQKIPIKEGQRRLGDPAILIASSNKIKKVLKWQPKFNDLEIMISSAWNWMKKHPFGYSE is encoded by the coding sequence ATGGGGTTTATTCTTGTAACAGGTGGAGCTGGTTATATAGGAAGTCATGTGGTTAAAGAACTACTTAGGAGAAATTATAAAGTGGTGGTATTGGACAATCTACACAAAGGTCACAAAAAAGCGGTCTTGACGCCGTATTTTGAGATTGTGGATCTAAAGAAGATGGATTCTCTAAGAGAAGTTTTTGAAAAGTATGATATCGATGCAGTAATGCACTTTGCTGCGCTAAGCACGGTAGCTGAGTCCATGAAAGAGCCTTTCAAATACTACGAAAATAATATTTTAGGTGGCTTAAATTTATTAGAGTTAATGAGAGAGTATAATATAAAATACTTTATTTTTTCTTCTACTGCTGCTGTTTATGGTGAGCCTCAAGTAGTTCCTATACCAGAGGATCATCCCAAAAATCCCACTAATGTGTATGGATCCTCTAAATTGATGTTTGAGGAGATATTAAGTTGGTATGATGAAATATATAAGCTTAGATATGTCTCTTTAAGATATTTTAATGCAGCGGGAGCAGATCTTGAGGGAGAACTTGGAGAAGATCACAGACCTGAAACTCACTTAATTCCTATAGTCTTAAAAACAGCCTTAGGACAGAGGGAATATATAGAGATATATGGAACCGATTATCCAACTCCTGATGGCACATGTATAAGAGATTATATTCATGTAGTGGATTTAGCTGAAGCTCATATTCTTGCTTTAGAAGCCCTATTTGATGGAATGCGTTCAGAAGTTTTTAATTTGGGGAATGAGAGAGGATATTCAGTAAGAGAAGTAATCAATATTGCCGAAAAAGTAGTGGGACAAAAGATTCCTATTAAAGAGGGACAAAGAAGACTTGGAGACCCAGCTATTCTTATTGCAAGTTCTAATAAGATAAAAAAGGTACTTAAGTGGCAACCCAAATTTAATGATTTAGAAATCATGATTTCATCCGCTTGGAATTGGATGAAAAAGCATCCTTTTGGATATTCTGAATAA
- the glmL gene encoding methylaspartate mutase accessory protein GlmL: MKALIFDIGSTFTKGVAYDLEKGEIIGKAKYPSTVSEDVNIGLSKVIEDIKAQTGYRIEEFEIKRATSSAAGGLKIIAIGLVPDLTAEAAKKAALSAGGKVLKVYSYELTSLDLEEILFLKPDIIILSGGTDGGNRYYPLVNAQKLSTLPLNIPFIYAGNKDLRDRIEKIFRENNKEMYITENVMPEYGVININEVQKLIREIFLRNIIHAKGLDKVKKIIDGVVMPTPLAVLKGLEAFSQMYGESILVDVGGATTDVCSVAEGAPTQSGVVWKGLKDPIVKRTVEGDLGVRVSAVSLLEAVGERELEKLANDLKINPKERAYFLSKNTNFIPEKDEDIYFDAILSYYAVKISVERHVGHLEVIYTPMGTLYFQYGKDLRGVKKLLLTGGPLIYNPHKKTILKGAIYSKDEPFVLKPISPEVFIDKEYILFSIGVISEISKEKAKKLIERYMKRMEAWEWS; this comes from the coding sequence ATGAAAGCTCTAATATTTGATATTGGAAGTACTTTTACTAAAGGTGTGGCTTATGATTTAGAGAAAGGAGAGATTATAGGTAAGGCAAAATATCCTTCTACAGTAAGTGAGGATGTAAACATAGGACTAAGTAAAGTAATAGAGGATATAAAGGCTCAAACAGGGTATAGGATAGAAGAATTTGAAATAAAAAGAGCCACTAGTAGTGCTGCAGGAGGCTTAAAGATAATTGCTATTGGACTTGTTCCTGATCTTACTGCAGAGGCTGCTAAAAAAGCTGCTCTTTCTGCTGGAGGAAAGGTATTAAAAGTATATTCTTATGAGCTTACAAGCTTGGATCTTGAGGAAATTTTGTTTTTGAAACCCGATATAATAATACTTTCAGGGGGGACTGATGGCGGAAACCGGTATTATCCTTTGGTAAATGCTCAAAAACTTTCTACTTTACCCTTAAATATTCCCTTTATTTATGCTGGAAATAAGGATTTAAGAGATAGAATAGAGAAAATTTTCAGAGAAAATAATAAAGAGATGTATATTACTGAAAATGTAATGCCAGAATATGGAGTTATAAATATTAATGAAGTACAGAAATTAATTAGAGAGATTTTTTTAAGAAATATAATTCATGCAAAAGGTTTGGACAAAGTGAAAAAGATAATTGATGGAGTAGTAATGCCAACACCTCTTGCGGTTTTAAAAGGCTTAGAGGCATTCTCGCAGATGTACGGAGAAAGTATATTGGTGGATGTAGGAGGAGCAACCACTGATGTTTGTTCTGTGGCTGAGGGAGCACCAACTCAGTCGGGAGTTGTGTGGAAAGGTTTGAAAGATCCAATAGTAAAAAGGACCGTTGAAGGGGATCTTGGAGTAAGGGTTTCTGCTGTATCTTTATTGGAAGCGGTTGGTGAAAGAGAATTAGAAAAATTAGCTAATGATTTAAAAATAAATCCAAAGGAAAGGGCATATTTTCTTAGTAAAAATACCAATTTTATACCTGAGAAGGATGAAGATATTTATTTTGATGCAATACTTTCTTATTATGCTGTAAAAATAAGTGTAGAAAGACACGTGGGTCATTTAGAGGTAATTTATACTCCAATGGGAACCTTATATTTTCAGTATGGGAAAGATTTGAGGGGGGTTAAAAAATTGCTTCTTACTGGTGGACCTTTGATTTATAATCCTCACAAAAAAACAATATTGAAAGGAGCTATTTATTCTAAGGATGAGCCTTTTGTTTTAAAGCCTATATCTCCTGAAGTTTTTATTGATAAAGAATATATATTATTTTCTATAGGTGTAATATCTGAGATCAGTAAAGAAAAGGCTAAAAAACTTATTGAGAGATATATGAAGAGAATGGAGGCTTGGGAATGGTCTTAA
- a CDS encoding tripeptidase T, with protein MLSKDRLINTFIDFVKISSLSLREKEFSSFLKNRLENLGLKVIEDNAGKTLGGNSGNLYAYLDGDGEPILISAHMDTVSPGENINPQIAGDYILSDGNTILGADDKAAISAIVEAIQTIKEKKERTKKIEFLFTIGEEIGLVGAKNIDPSLIKSKEGYVLDGEGDVGTLILRAPTHDRFYLNIYGKASHAGTSPEKGINAILLASDFLLNLSWGRIDDFTTANVGIIKGGRATNIVPDEVYLEGEFRSLDEDNLSSLWRRFEDNLIKLVKKGASYDLRKETLYRGFNIDEREKVVRRIVDVLNQMEKKINLTYTMGGSDANILNSYGIKTVNVGIGMENAHSKEERIKIENLYDTAVLIYNLIRG; from the coding sequence GTGTTATCAAAGGATAGACTAATTAATACCTTTATAGATTTTGTAAAAATCTCCTCTCTTTCTTTAAGAGAGAAAGAATTTTCTTCTTTTTTGAAGAATAGACTTGAAAATTTAGGCTTAAAAGTTATTGAAGATAACGCTGGAAAAACTTTAGGTGGAAATTCGGGGAACTTATATGCTTATCTTGATGGTGATGGAGAACCAATTTTAATCTCAGCTCATATGGATACAGTATCTCCAGGGGAGAATATAAATCCTCAGATTGCTGGTGATTACATCCTAAGTGATGGAAATACAATTTTAGGAGCTGATGATAAAGCTGCCATATCTGCTATAGTGGAAGCTATTCAAACTATAAAAGAAAAAAAAGAAAGAACTAAAAAGATTGAATTTCTTTTTACTATTGGAGAAGAGATAGGGCTTGTAGGAGCTAAAAACATAGATCCTTCTTTAATAAAGTCAAAGGAGGGTTATGTGTTAGATGGAGAAGGAGATGTGGGTACTTTAATATTAAGAGCACCAACTCATGATAGGTTTTATCTTAACATATATGGTAAAGCTTCCCATGCTGGAACTTCCCCAGAAAAGGGTATAAATGCCATATTATTAGCTTCGGATTTTCTTCTTAACCTTTCTTGGGGTAGGATTGATGATTTTACTACTGCAAATGTAGGAATTATAAAAGGAGGTAGAGCAACTAATATAGTCCCCGATGAAGTGTATCTGGAAGGTGAGTTTAGGAGTCTTGATGAGGATAATCTTTCTTCTCTGTGGAGGAGATTTGAGGATAATCTTATTAAGTTGGTAAAAAAAGGTGCTAGTTATGATTTGAGAAAAGAAACTCTTTATAGAGGATTTAACATTGATGAGAGGGAAAAAGTTGTGAGAAGAATAGTGGATGTTTTAAACCAGATGGAAAAGAAAATTAATTTGACATATACTATGGGGGGAAGTGACGCTAACATTTTGAACTCCTATGGGATAAAGACAGTAAATGTAGGAATTGGAATGGAAAATGCTCATTCTAAGGAAGAGCGCATAAAAATAGAGAATCTTTATGATACTGCAGTATTGATTTATAACCTTATAAGAGGGTGA
- a CDS encoding N-acetylmuramoyl-L-alanine amidase: MSLKRFLFVLFFVFILLANNYILSDELSFLEVDYLGEKIKILTTLKEINNEIYIPLPLFSSTFGYAYKQVADEIHLYDSNNEILIAKVGEKKVILHGRNGVLVNPILKEGDIVYFPLSSFYRLIGYRAYLKNKTLYIVNEISNVDYSKGILTINFKGKSQINFNTLNLSAPPRFVIDLQNVVFIDNKGEINLNDPYIKSIRYSQFNVAPYVVRVVVEFKNQIMTPEIKKDLGKLILKFPVKYGENDGQEMVRLYDLSWEENADTLNFFLRFSDNFTYTKNFLPNPNRYYYDISNAESSLTYTSIIIQRDPIISVRIGERTKEDYSLRVVFETYTESDISEEVYSNTLKISFKVSKKGNLIRENSINYTVFVDPGHGGSDPGAIYGELKEKDINLKVSLKLAEKLKNKGYIVYLLRENDITLSLDDRVKFINDKINSNNLLLSSSILISIHTNAAFSPDVRGIEICYANDISESLVKTFIEVFNSNDLMVRRSIKGKFYVLSRVSIPSVIVEMGFITNEFDRNLLLNDEYQDKLIDKIIEVIDKYVEGGKNE, encoded by the coding sequence ATGTCTTTAAAAAGGTTTTTATTTGTTTTATTTTTTGTTTTTATTTTGTTAGCCAATAACTACATTTTAAGTGATGAGTTATCTTTTCTTGAAGTTGATTATTTAGGAGAAAAGATAAAAATCCTTACTACCCTTAAAGAGATTAATAATGAGATCTATATTCCTTTACCCTTATTTTCCTCAACTTTTGGATATGCTTACAAACAAGTTGCCGACGAAATACATCTTTATGACTCTAACAATGAAATTCTTATAGCAAAAGTAGGAGAGAAAAAGGTAATCTTGCATGGAAGAAACGGGGTTTTAGTTAATCCTATTTTAAAAGAAGGTGATATAGTTTATTTTCCTCTTTCCTCTTTTTATCGACTTATAGGGTATAGAGCATATCTGAAGAATAAGACTCTATATATAGTAAATGAAATATCAAATGTGGATTATTCAAAGGGGATATTAACTATAAACTTTAAAGGGAAGTCCCAGATAAATTTTAATACCTTAAATTTAAGCGCACCTCCACGGTTTGTAATTGATCTCCAGAATGTCGTTTTTATCGATAATAAAGGAGAGATAAATTTAAATGATCCGTATATAAAAAGTATAAGGTATTCTCAATTTAATGTGGCTCCATACGTAGTAAGAGTGGTTGTCGAATTTAAAAACCAAATCATGACACCTGAGATTAAGAAGGATTTAGGAAAATTAATCTTAAAGTTTCCTGTAAAATATGGAGAAAATGATGGACAAGAAATGGTAAGACTTTATGATCTTTCCTGGGAAGAGAATGCTGATACTTTGAATTTTTTTTTGAGGTTTTCTGATAATTTTACTTATACTAAAAACTTTTTACCTAATCCTAATAGGTATTATTATGATATTTCCAACGCAGAATCCTCTCTGACTTATACTAGTATTATTATTCAAAGGGATCCTATTATTTCTGTGAGAATTGGCGAAAGGACAAAGGAGGATTATAGTTTAAGGGTTGTTTTTGAAACATATACCGAATCAGATATAAGTGAGGAAGTATACTCAAATACTCTTAAAATTTCTTTTAAAGTCTCAAAAAAAGGAAATTTAATAAGAGAAAATTCCATAAATTATACAGTTTTTGTCGATCCAGGGCATGGAGGTTCTGATCCTGGTGCTATATATGGAGAGCTAAAAGAAAAAGATATAAATTTGAAAGTTTCTCTTAAACTTGCAGAGAAATTAAAAAACAAAGGTTATATAGTATATCTTCTTAGAGAAAATGACATTACTTTGTCCTTGGATGACAGGGTTAAGTTTATTAATGATAAGATAAATTCCAATAATCTACTTTTGTCCTCTTCTATTTTAATAAGTATACATACAAATGCCGCTTTTTCTCCTGATGTAAGAGGCATAGAGATATGTTATGCTAATGATATATCGGAAAGTTTAGTCAAGACTTTTATAGAAGTTTTTAATTCTAATGATCTTATGGTAAGGAGATCTATCAAAGGAAAATTTTATGTTCTATCCCGTGTCTCTATACCTTCTGTAATTGTTGAAATGGGGTTTATCACTAATGAATTTGATAGAAATTTGTTATTGAACGATGAATATCAAGACAAGTTAATAGATAAAATTATAGAAGTGATAGACAAATATGTAGAAGGAGGTAAAAATGAGTAA
- the smpB gene encoding SsrA-binding protein SmpB: protein MAKEKKVVAVNRKARHDYSILETFEAGIVLTGTEVKSLRRGKVSLQDSYADVKNGEVWIYNLHISPYEHGNIYNHDPKRPRKLLLNKDEIAYLVGKVRERGLTLIPLSIYFNERGWAKVELGLAKGKKLYDKRRDIAERDERRELERLYKLKY from the coding sequence ATGGCAAAAGAAAAGAAGGTTGTGGCAGTTAATAGAAAGGCAAGGCATGATTATTCTATTCTGGAGACTTTTGAGGCTGGAATAGTCCTTACAGGTACCGAGGTTAAGTCTCTAAGAAGGGGTAAGGTAAGTTTGCAAGATAGCTATGCAGATGTAAAAAATGGAGAAGTTTGGATTTATAATCTGCATATAAGTCCTTACGAACATGGAAATATTTATAACCATGATCCTAAGAGGCCAAGAAAACTTCTACTTAATAAAGATGAGATCGCATATCTTGTGGGAAAAGTAAGGGAAAGAGGATTGACTTTAATACCACTTTCTATATACTTTAATGAGCGGGGTTGGGCAAAAGTAGAGTTAGGGCTTGCAAAGGGTAAAAAGCTTTATGACAAGAGAAGAGATATAGCAGAAAGAGATGAAAGACGAGAATTAGAGAGACTATATAAGCTAAAGTACTAA
- the murI gene encoding glutamate racemase, translating into MSKIGILDSGVGGLSVLKEVYLNNLADEVYFLGDTKYFPYGIKPVEFIQERVFEIVSFFKSLGVEEVIIACNTASSVAYDFLKDRFRDLKIHSIVLGAIEGAKNYKAKKIGVLATRRTMESNIYPRLIHEKISDKIEVYVQSCSEGPLLETIEKGIVEGELIEKEIMRCIDPLVEKNIEGLILGCTHLPFVKKVIKDLYPNLFVVDPSLEVINFLRSDSNFNTKVEIFVTGEAEEFQGILNKLLGMDWIVKKVTLDRSDVSVIKG; encoded by the coding sequence ATGAGTAAAATAGGTATTCTGGATTCTGGTGTAGGTGGGCTTTCGGTTCTTAAAGAAGTTTACCTAAATAATTTAGCCGATGAGGTCTATTTCTTAGGCGATACAAAATACTTTCCTTATGGGATTAAGCCTGTAGAGTTTATTCAAGAAAGAGTTTTTGAGATAGTAAGTTTCTTTAAAAGTCTTGGTGTAGAAGAGGTTATCATAGCTTGTAATACTGCATCGTCAGTAGCTTATGATTTTCTTAAAGATAGATTTAGAGATCTTAAAATACATAGTATTGTCTTAGGAGCTATAGAAGGTGCAAAAAATTATAAGGCTAAAAAGATAGGGGTTTTAGCTACAAGAAGAACTATGGAAAGTAATATCTATCCTAGATTAATTCACGAAAAGATTTCAGACAAAATCGAGGTATATGTTCAATCTTGCAGTGAGGGACCTCTTCTTGAGACTATTGAAAAGGGAATAGTGGAAGGAGAACTTATTGAGAAAGAAATCATGAGGTGTATTGATCCATTAGTAGAGAAAAACATTGAAGGGTTAATTTTAGGATGTACTCATCTTCCTTTTGTAAAAAAAGTTATAAAAGACTTATATCCTAATCTTTTTGTAGTTGATCCTTCCTTAGAGGTAATAAATTTTTTAAGAAGTGATAGTAATTTTAATACAAAGGTAGAGATTTTTGTCACCGGAGAAGCAGAAGAATTTCAGGGGATTCTTAACAAACTCTTAGGTATGGATTGGATTGTCAAAAAAGTAACTTTGGATAGGAGTGATGTAAGTGTTATCAAAGGATAG
- a CDS encoding methylaspartate mutase subunit E encodes MVLKNKKWDHKYFLKMREEVLNSWETGREVNFEEAVSYLSSLPREKYADYVLRKADESKKTLLQPRAGVPILKEHILLLQYLQKEGGADILPTTIDSYTRQNRYREAQLGIEESLREGRSLLNGFPAVNYGVRACREIIESVDVPVEVRHGTPDARLLAEITLAAGFTSFEGGGITYNIPYAKDVSLENSILYWQYVDYLVGLYAENGVIINRESFGPLTGTLVPPSISISIGIIEALLAAEQGVKSFSVGYGQCGNIIQDTASINVLYRLTKEYLASFGYYDVHVTTVLHHFMGGFPEDEARAYAVISLGTVPAVLSKATKVIVKTPQEAIGIPSKEANAAALRNTRQVLQMLDSQDFIDKNKLQEEEYIIEREVRSILNSVYSIGEGDLVLGTVRAFSSGLLDVPFAPSRFTLGRVMPIRDNEGAVRFFDFGNLPFDEEIKDFHRKKIEERAKYEKREISFQMVLDDIYAISKGRLVGRPK; translated from the coding sequence ATGGTCTTAAAAAATAAGAAATGGGATCATAAATATTTCTTGAAGATGAGAGAAGAAGTTCTAAATTCTTGGGAAACAGGAAGGGAGGTAAATTTTGAAGAAGCGGTTTCATATTTAAGCTCATTACCAAGAGAAAAATATGCAGATTATGTTTTGAGAAAAGCAGATGAAAGTAAAAAAACCCTGCTTCAGCCAAGAGCAGGAGTGCCTATATTAAAAGAACATATCCTTCTTTTGCAATACCTCCAAAAAGAGGGTGGAGCAGATATATTACCAACTACTATTGATAGCTATACAAGACAAAATAGATACCGAGAGGCACAATTAGGTATTGAAGAGAGTTTAAGAGAGGGAAGATCTTTACTCAATGGATTTCCTGCAGTAAATTATGGTGTTAGGGCTTGTAGAGAAATAATAGAAAGTGTTGATGTACCAGTAGAGGTGAGACATGGAACTCCTGATGCAAGATTGCTTGCAGAAATAACTCTTGCAGCTGGATTTACCTCCTTTGAAGGAGGGGGCATTACCTATAACATTCCTTACGCTAAAGATGTTTCTCTGGAAAACTCAATTCTCTATTGGCAATATGTGGATTACCTTGTTGGACTCTATGCTGAAAATGGAGTAATAATAAATCGAGAGTCTTTTGGTCCTTTGACGGGTACCCTTGTTCCTCCATCTATCTCTATAAGTATTGGAATTATAGAAGCTCTACTTGCTGCTGAGCAGGGAGTAAAGAGTTTTAGTGTGGGATATGGGCAATGTGGGAATATTATTCAAGATACCGCTTCTATTAATGTTCTCTATAGGTTAACAAAGGAGTATTTGGCAAGTTTCGGATATTATGATGTACATGTTACCACTGTTTTGCATCATTTTATGGGTGGGTTTCCAGAGGATGAGGCAAGGGCTTATGCGGTAATAAGCTTAGGTACAGTTCCAGCGGTATTATCTAAAGCTACGAAAGTAATAGTGAAAACACCTCAAGAAGCAATTGGTATTCCGTCTAAAGAGGCTAATGCTGCAGCTTTAAGAAACACAAGACAAGTTCTTCAAATGTTAGACTCGCAGGATTTTATTGATAAGAATAAACTTCAAGAAGAGGAATACATCATTGAAAGAGAAGTGAGAAGCATTTTAAATAGTGTGTATTCTATTGGTGAAGGAGATCTTGTGTTAGGTACTGTAAGGGCTTTTTCTTCTGGTTTGCTTGATGTTCCTTTTGCTCCAAGTAGGTTTACTCTGGGAAGAGTTATGCCTATAAGAGATAATGAGGGTGCTGTAAGATTTTTTGATTTTGGAAATTTGCCCTTTGATGAAGAAATTAAAGATTTTCATAGAAAGAAGATTGAAGAGAGAGCAAAGTATGAGAAGAGAGAAATTAGTTTTCAAATGGTATTAGATGACATATATGCTATAAGTAAAGGTAGATTAGTGGGAAGACCTAAGTAG